A part of Bacillus thuringiensis genomic DNA contains:
- a CDS encoding DUF2809 domain-containing protein, which produces MNTKRNRLLYALFTIVVIILGLSSRKLAFALPHLLNEYLGDALWALMIFTGFGFLFPKTETKKLAFISLLFCYGIEVSQLYHAEWIDSIRATTLGGLVLGYGFLWSDLVAYTIGVGIGMFCEFMLRKE; this is translated from the coding sequence ATGAATACGAAACGAAATAGATTATTATATGCACTGTTTACTATCGTTGTAATTATTTTAGGTCTTAGCTCAAGAAAGTTAGCTTTTGCGTTACCTCATTTATTAAACGAGTACTTAGGCGACGCTTTATGGGCATTGATGATTTTTACTGGATTTGGATTTTTATTTCCTAAAACAGAAACGAAGAAATTAGCTTTTATTAGTTTGCTATTTTGCTACGGGATTGAAGTGAGCCAATTGTATCATGCTGAATGGATAGATAGCATTCGTGCAACGACTTTAGGTGGACTCGTATTAGGTTACGGGTTTTTGTGGAGTGATTTAGTTGCTTATACAATTGGTGTTGGAATTGGAATGTTTTGTGAGTTTATGTTAAGGAAGGAATAA
- a CDS encoding DNA topology modulation protein, with amino-acid sequence MKKIILIGSGGSGKSTLAKQLGNKLNIKVHHLDALFWKPNWEGVPKEEQRKVQNELVKEDEWIIDGNYGGTMDIRMNAADTIILLDIHRTICVYRAFKRIVQYRNKTRPDMGAGCEERFDLQFFKWIWEYPKTKRPSILKRLNQLSKEKEVIILKSSNEVRQFLEKYDTIDS; translated from the coding sequence ATGAAAAAAATTATATTAATAGGTTCTGGTGGTTCAGGAAAATCTACATTAGCAAAACAGCTAGGAAATAAACTAAATATTAAAGTGCATCATCTTGATGCACTTTTTTGGAAACCGAATTGGGAAGGTGTACCGAAAGAAGAGCAAAGAAAGGTTCAAAATGAATTAGTTAAAGAAGATGAGTGGATTATTGATGGGAATTATGGCGGGACAATGGACATAAGAATGAACGCAGCTGATACAATTATCTTACTTGATATTCATAGAACAATATGTGTTTATCGTGCTTTTAAAAGGATTGTACAATATCGGAATAAAACAAGACCGGATATGGGTGCTGGATGTGAAGAAAGATTTGATTTGCAATTTTTTAAATGGATATGGGAATATCCTAAAACAAAACGGCCTTCAATTTTAAAAAGGCTAAATCAATTGAGTAAGGAAAAAGAGGTTATTATTTTAAAATCTTCAAATGAAGTAAGACAATTTTTAGAGAAGTACGATACCATAGATAGTTAA
- a CDS encoding RNA-guided endonuclease TnpB family protein encodes MTRKKAVKVLRKQKKRETIQRFTQKQNIGRACLTAKEFRLLQRMSHSSKALRNIGLYTIKQSYLNHNKMATVKEVDTAMQTDINYSGIQSNSAQAIRRALNAEVKSFFKAMEQWKENPEKFTGRPKFPNYSRSTDKRIIEIYQVPKVDDNGYWMIPMSVAFRKKFGSIQIRMPKNLRNKKISYIEIVPKQKGRFFEVHYTYEMHVSQMKKQPTTTSNALSCDLGVDRLVSCATNTGDTFLIDGKKLKSINQYFNKMIRNLGRKNVENGISKRVVTNQMAALWHKRERQINGYISQTVGLLFKKVKACNIDTVVVGYNAGWKQKSDMGKKNNQQFVQIPFHKLIAAIENKCVKEGIRFLKQEESYTSKASFLDKDPVPVWSKDDRTHYRFSGKRITRGLYQSKSGKCIHADINGALNTLEKSKVVELDVNLKVKTPILLEVQKRKAVASCIA; translated from the coding sequence ATGACTAGAAAGAAAGCAGTGAAAGTATTACGTAAACAAAAGAAAAGAGAAACCATACAACGATTCACGCAGAAACAAAATATTGGACGAGCTTGCCTTACTGCAAAAGAATTTCGTTTACTGCAACGCATGTCACATAGTTCAAAAGCATTGCGAAATATTGGATTGTACACGATTAAACAAAGTTATTTGAATCATAACAAGATGGCTACTGTAAAAGAAGTGGACACTGCCATGCAAACCGATATAAACTACTCGGGCATTCAATCAAACTCTGCTCAAGCGATTCGTAGAGCCTTAAATGCAGAAGTAAAAAGCTTTTTTAAAGCAATGGAACAGTGGAAGGAAAATCCTGAGAAGTTCACAGGTCGTCCTAAGTTTCCAAATTATTCTCGCTCAACGGACAAACGAATCATTGAAATCTATCAAGTTCCAAAAGTGGATGATAACGGGTATTGGATGATTCCGATGAGTGTTGCATTCAGGAAAAAATTCGGTTCCATTCAAATACGTATGCCTAAAAACTTGAGAAATAAAAAAATCTCCTACATTGAGATTGTACCGAAGCAAAAAGGTCGGTTCTTTGAGGTGCATTACACATATGAAATGCACGTTTCTCAAATGAAGAAACAACCCACGACTACTAGTAACGCTTTGAGTTGCGATTTAGGTGTAGATAGATTAGTAAGTTGTGCAACAAATACAGGTGATACATTCTTAATTGATGGAAAAAAATTAAAATCCATTAACCAGTACTTCAACAAAATGATACGTAATCTAGGGCGGAAAAATGTAGAAAATGGAATTTCAAAACGTGTTGTAACGAATCAAATGGCTGCACTTTGGCATAAACGGGAAAGACAAATAAACGGTTATATTTCACAAACTGTAGGCCTGTTATTTAAAAAAGTGAAAGCATGTAACATAGATACGGTTGTCGTAGGGTATAACGCTGGTTGGAAACAAAAATCTGATATGGGCAAAAAGAATAATCAACAATTTGTTCAAATCCCATTTCATAAACTGATCGCGGCAATTGAGAATAAATGTGTAAAAGAAGGCATCCGATTTTTAAAACAAGAAGAAAGCTATACTTCTAAAGCTAGTTTTCTGGATAAAGATCCGGTTCCGGTTTGGTCTAAGGATGATAGGACCCATTATCGCTTTAGTGGCAAACGAATCACTCGTGGTCTGTACCAAAGTAAATCAGGGAAATGTATTCACGCTGATATTAATGGTGCGCTGAATACATTGGAAAAATCAAAAGTTGTAGAATTGGATGTCAATCTCAAAGTGAAAACGCCGATTCTATTAGAAGTACAAAAACGTAAGGCTGTTGCTTCGTGCATAGCTTAG
- a CDS encoding macrolide family glycosyltransferase produces the protein MARVLFINTGSEGHINPTLQVVEELVSRGEEIVYFSIEAFRERIEKTGATVRTIDDQKFIKAFLSGGRNYLPERINGLLYTADVIIPGVLDQIEGEHFDYIIHDSMFGCGRIIAQILKLPAINSCTSFAQDEKSFEQMLDHMSKNIPLEIQDRIHNDFQTLTKGIAEKYSVEINSPYEVFCNPAPLTIVYTIKEFQPFGGTFNETFKFVGPSISTQVKNEGFDYTSIEENSAIYISLGTVFNEALDFYKLCMKAFENSDHTIVMSIGNKTKISDLGNIPKNFIVKNYVPQTKLLTYTKLFITHGGMNSTHEGLYNGIPLIVIPQSADQPVIAKQVENLGAGVKLSMKELTEEQLRESVELVLNKSSYKEAALNLKESFRKSGGYKQAVDEIFKFTGCY, from the coding sequence GTGGCACGTGTGTTATTCATTAATACAGGATCAGAAGGTCATATAAATCCAACGTTGCAAGTTGTAGAAGAATTAGTTTCACGCGGTGAAGAGATCGTTTATTTTTCAATAGAAGCTTTCAGAGAGCGAATTGAGAAGACAGGTGCGACGGTACGGACAATTGATGATCAAAAATTTATAAAAGCTTTTCTCTCTGGTGGCCGAAATTATTTACCAGAAAGAATAAATGGTCTTTTATATACAGCAGATGTTATTATACCAGGTGTTCTTGATCAAATTGAAGGCGAACATTTTGATTACATCATTCACGATTCGATGTTTGGCTGCGGTCGTATAATTGCTCAAATTTTAAAGCTTCCAGCAATAAATTCTTGTACATCCTTTGCACAGGATGAAAAATCATTTGAACAAATGTTAGACCACATGTCTAAAAATATCCCACTGGAAATTCAAGATAGAATACATAATGATTTTCAAACCTTAACAAAAGGAATTGCAGAAAAATATAGTGTTGAAATAAACTCACCGTACGAAGTTTTTTGTAACCCAGCACCACTCACTATTGTGTATACAATTAAGGAGTTCCAACCTTTTGGGGGTACATTTAATGAAACATTCAAATTTGTGGGTCCATCTATCTCTACACAAGTGAAAAATGAAGGTTTTGATTACACTTCAATTGAAGAAAACAGCGCGATTTACATTTCACTAGGTACTGTTTTTAATGAAGCGCTTGATTTTTATAAACTATGTATGAAGGCGTTCGAGAATAGTGATCATACTATTGTTATGTCAATTGGTAATAAAACGAAAATAAGTGATTTAGGTAATATTCCTAAAAACTTCATTGTGAAAAATTATGTACCACAAACAAAACTACTTACATATACAAAGTTATTTATTACACACGGCGGGATGAACAGTACACATGAAGGACTATATAACGGGATTCCGCTTATTGTAATTCCGCAAAGTGCAGATCAGCCAGTTATCGCCAAGCAAGTAGAGAATCTCGGAGCTGGGGTTAAGTTGTCGATGAAAGAATTAACTGAGGAACAACTTCGTGAAAGTGTAGAACTTGTATTAAATAAATCTTCATATAAAGAAGCTGCTTTGAATTTGAAGGAGTCTTTTCGAAAATCAGGTGGGTATAAGCAAGCAGTTGATGAAATTTTTAAATTTACAGGCTGTTATTAA
- a CDS encoding class I SAM-dependent methyltransferase, which produces MKDTIKDTYDKLASTYKENVDVANPYNSYYERPAMMEIIPKKLGGKSILDAGCAAGWYTSQFVKSGAYVTAIDVSSEMVKAAKESTGDKATFLCHDLQEVLPFEDNTFDVIVSSLTLHYLENWNIVFQEFRRVLKPGGEFIYSIHHPFMDFTKFTSENYFEKQLLVDTWVKPTITIEVSFFRRSLQDVINETTNYFVLDKMVEPRPVEKMKEVNEKSYHYLNTNPHFLIMKAIKK; this is translated from the coding sequence TTGAAAGACACGATCAAAGATACATATGATAAATTAGCAAGTACATATAAAGAAAATGTAGATGTGGCAAATCCATATAATAGCTATTATGAAAGACCAGCGATGATGGAGATAATTCCAAAGAAATTAGGAGGAAAGAGTATACTAGATGCTGGATGTGCAGCTGGATGGTATACTTCTCAATTTGTAAAAAGTGGAGCATATGTTACTGCAATTGACGTAAGTTCTGAAATGGTAAAAGCTGCAAAGGAAAGTACAGGCGATAAAGCAACGTTTCTTTGTCATGACTTGCAAGAAGTATTGCCATTTGAAGATAATACTTTTGATGTTATTGTAAGTTCGTTAACGCTTCATTACTTGGAAAATTGGAATATAGTATTTCAGGAGTTTCGTCGCGTATTGAAGCCGGGTGGAGAATTTATATACTCCATTCATCATCCCTTTATGGATTTTACAAAGTTTACTAGTGAAAATTATTTCGAAAAACAATTATTAGTAGATACTTGGGTTAAACCAACTATTACAATAGAAGTTAGCTTTTTTAGAAGGTCACTCCAAGATGTAATTAATGAAACAACAAATTATTTTGTGCTAGATAAAATGGTAGAACCGAGGCCTGTTGAAAAGATGAAAGAAGTAAACGAAAAGTCATATCATTATTTAAATACAAATCCACATTTTCTTATTATGAAAGCCATTAAAAAATAG
- a CDS encoding GH25 family lysozyme: MGYIVDISKWNGNINWDVAGPQLDFVIARVQDGSNYVDPLYKNYVQAMKTRNIPFGNYAFCRFISIADAKKEAQDFWNRGDKSATVWVADVEVKTMDDMRAGAQTFIDELRRLGAKKVGLYVGHHVYEPFGMANVKSDFVWIPRYGGNKPAYPCDIWQYTETGNVPGIGKCDLNQLIGNKPLSWFTGAVPKQENVQAQVSKQNVIQSGAFSPYEAPEAMTALTSVKMTATFILQSDGLTYFISDPTSDAQLNGMKGWLDRKGWWYEVK; encoded by the coding sequence ATGGGTTATATTGTAGATATTTCAAAATGGAACGGTAACATTAACTGGGATGTAGCCGGTCCACAACTAGATTTCGTAATCGCTAGGGTACAAGATGGATCAAATTATGTAGATCCTTTATATAAAAATTATGTCCAAGCAATGAAAACTAGAAATATTCCATTTGGTAACTATGCATTCTGTCGCTTTATTTCAATTGCTGATGCGAAGAAGGAAGCACAAGATTTTTGGAATCGTGGTGATAAGAGCGCTACAGTTTGGGTGGCTGATGTAGAAGTAAAAACAATGGATGATATGAGGGCCGGTGCACAAACTTTTATTGATGAATTACGTCGATTAGGTGCTAAGAAAGTTGGTTTATATGTTGGTCATCATGTATATGAGCCTTTCGGTATGGCGAACGTAAAAAGTGATTTTGTATGGATTCCTCGATATGGCGGCAATAAACCAGCATATCCTTGTGATATTTGGCAATACACTGAGACTGGTAATGTACCTGGTATCGGTAAATGTGATTTAAACCAATTGATAGGAAATAAGCCACTTTCCTGGTTTACTGGAGCAGTACCTAAACAAGAAAATGTACAAGCTCAAGTCTCTAAACAAAATGTTATCCAATCGGGTGCCTTTTCACCATATGAGGCTCCTGAAGCTATGACGGCTTTAACATCAGTAAAAATGACTGCGACTTTCATTTTACAATCAGATGGCTTAACGTATTTTATTTCTGATCCAACTAGCGATGCGCAATTAAACGGTATGAAAGGTTGGCTTGATCGGAAAGGTTGGTGGTATGAAGTTAAATAA
- a CDS encoding MmcQ/YjbR family DNA-binding protein: protein MNATRIYCLSKRKATEDSPDGWNATCMRLNNKIFAIVSHEEGEKAAITLKCDPELAIRIRDDYPDAIIPGYHMNKKHWNTVYIHKDVEQEQIHKMIDWSYDLVLQSFTKKKQQELLD, encoded by the coding sequence ATGAATGCAACAAGAATATATTGTTTATCGAAAAGAAAAGCGACAGAAGATTCACCAGATGGTTGGAATGCAACATGTATGAGGCTCAACAATAAAATATTTGCGATAGTAAGCCATGAAGAAGGAGAAAAAGCGGCAATTACATTAAAATGTGATCCAGAACTTGCAATAAGAATAAGAGACGATTATCCAGATGCAATCATTCCAGGCTATCATATGAATAAAAAACATTGGAATACAGTTTATATACATAAGGATGTAGAGCAGGAGCAAATTCATAAGATGATTGATTGGTCATATGATTTAGTTCTACAGTCATTTACAAAGAAAAAACAGCAAGAATTATTAGATTAA
- a CDS encoding DUF3006 domain-containing protein gives MKKGIIDRFEGELAVIEVNNVTIDVPKSKLPSTAKEGDVLIIKDDKYTIDKDETDKRRREIQDLMNKLFE, from the coding sequence ATGAAAAAGGGTATTATTGACCGTTTTGAAGGCGAACTAGCAGTTATTGAAGTGAATAACGTAACAATTGATGTACCTAAATCCAAACTCCCTTCCACTGCAAAAGAAGGTGATGTTCTTATAATCAAGGATGATAAGTATACAATTGATAAGGACGAAACAGATAAAAGAAGACGTGAAATCCAAGATTTAATGAATAAGCTATTTGAATAG
- a CDS encoding formylglycine-generating enzyme family protein, with translation MVKIPAGKVELRDDRIKKQWQVQVKPFLLAKYVVTMELYDAIVDNKPSLLKDKNKPAVNISWNDAIMICNLLSKKAGLKEYYSISDGGQIVSCNLDSTGYRLPSEAEWQYACKAGTTGYIYGELKEIAWYNENSDGHIHEVGKKEPNAWGLYDMLGNVWEWCYDLYDEKVYGSYRIFRGGSWAEAARGCGATCRRRSHPTFHIDDLGFRLARSI, from the coding sequence ATGGTGAAAATTCCAGCAGGAAAAGTAGAATTAAGAGATGATCGAATAAAAAAACAATGGCAAGTTCAAGTTAAACCGTTTCTTCTTGCAAAGTATGTTGTAACGATGGAATTATATGATGCTATTGTGGATAATAAACCAAGTTTATTGAAAGATAAAAATAAACCAGCTGTAAATATCTCATGGAATGATGCCATTATGATTTGTAATTTACTTTCAAAAAAAGCGGGATTAAAAGAATATTATTCTATTAGTGACGGTGGTCAAATTGTTAGTTGTAATTTAGATTCAACTGGCTACCGATTACCTTCAGAAGCAGAGTGGCAGTATGCATGTAAAGCAGGAACTACTGGATACATATATGGAGAACTGAAAGAGATTGCCTGGTATAATGAAAATTCAGATGGACATATTCATGAGGTCGGAAAAAAAGAACCGAATGCATGGGGACTGTATGATATGTTAGGAAACGTTTGGGAATGGTGCTATGATTTGTATGATGAAAAGGTATATGGATCATACCGAATTTTTCGAGGTGGTAGCTGGGCTGAAGCAGCTAGAGGTTGCGGTGCGACTTGTCGCCGGCGTAGCCATCCAACATTTCATATAGATGATCTTGGGTTTAGGCTTGCAAGATCAATTTAA
- a CDS encoding S-layer homology domain-containing protein produces the protein MKKFSFLLTAFVIILSLCIPSFTSAKAFPDVQSNHWAIKEINYLSDKGIINGTPEGYFKPGDHVTRGQMALMLDLSLKLEKPSSYNHIFSDVTKGIYYYDSVHKLAHNNIVQREKNYFPDRSLSRAEMAVVLVKTFDLKPTGADVNFPDVPSNHWGYNYVKILAQNNITAGFPDGTFGPDVKVTREQFAAFLARVLEPNFRPALPKPKGNVEIHYIDVGQGDATFIKSPSGETILIDAGNNGKGKVVANYLKGLGYQTIDYMIATHPDADHVGGLDEVLYSMNVKNVYAPKVSHTTQTFKDFLTAVANKGLTIKEAKSGVTLPINGLNSQFLAPVKEYSNDLNEWSAVLKITHGSKSFLFTGDAESKSEKDMVATHGSNLKSDVLKPGHHGSKTSSSQPFLDAVKPSIAVISAGAGNRYGHPTQETLAKLNAMSVKVYRTDLNGTVVINSDGSNISVRTER, from the coding sequence TTGAAAAAGTTTAGTTTTTTACTAACAGCATTTGTCATAATCTTATCGTTATGCATCCCTAGTTTTACAAGTGCTAAAGCTTTTCCAGATGTCCAATCTAATCATTGGGCAATTAAAGAAATTAACTATTTATCGGATAAAGGTATTATTAATGGTACTCCAGAAGGATATTTTAAGCCAGGCGATCATGTAACGCGTGGGCAAATGGCTTTAATGCTAGATTTATCCTTAAAATTAGAAAAACCATCTAGTTATAATCATATTTTTTCTGATGTAACTAAAGGTATCTATTATTACGATTCTGTACATAAGTTAGCACACAACAATATTGTACAACGTGAAAAAAATTACTTCCCGGATCGTTCATTATCTCGTGCAGAAATGGCAGTAGTTCTTGTTAAAACTTTTGATTTGAAACCTACAGGTGCCGATGTCAATTTCCCTGATGTTCCATCTAATCACTGGGGATACAATTATGTCAAAATTTTAGCTCAAAATAATATCACTGCTGGATTTCCTGATGGTACATTTGGCCCCGATGTCAAAGTAACTCGTGAGCAATTCGCTGCATTCTTAGCTCGTGTATTAGAACCAAATTTCCGTCCAGCTCTTCCTAAACCTAAAGGTAACGTAGAGATTCATTATATTGATGTCGGACAAGGTGATGCTACTTTTATTAAGTCCCCAAGTGGAGAAACTATCCTTATTGACGCTGGTAATAACGGAAAAGGTAAAGTAGTAGCAAACTATCTAAAAGGATTAGGATATCAAACTATTGATTATATGATCGCTACTCATCCTGATGCTGATCATGTAGGTGGATTAGATGAAGTCCTATATTCTATGAATGTAAAAAACGTTTACGCCCCTAAAGTAAGTCATACGACACAAACGTTTAAAGACTTCCTAACTGCAGTAGCTAACAAAGGATTAACAATTAAAGAGGCGAAATCTGGAGTAACTTTACCAATCAACGGTTTAAACTCACAATTTTTAGCTCCCGTTAAAGAATATAGTAACGATCTAAATGAGTGGAGTGCGGTATTAAAAATAACACACGGTAGCAAATCCTTCTTATTCACAGGTGATGCTGAATCTAAAAGTGAGAAAGATATGGTTGCAACACATGGTTCTAACCTAAAATCAGATGTATTAAAACCAGGTCATCACGGAAGTAAGACTTCTTCTTCTCAGCCATTTTTAGATGCAGTGAAACCAAGTATCGCTGTGATTAGTGCAGGTGCAGGTAACCGCTATGGCCATCCTACGCAGGAAACTTTAGCAAAGTTAAATGCAATGTCTGTTAAGGTATATAGAACAGATTTAAATGGTACTGTAGTTATTAATAGTGATGGTTCAAATATTTCTGTAAGAACGGAGAGATAA